The Equus przewalskii isolate Varuska chromosome 8, EquPr2, whole genome shotgun sequence genome has a window encoding:
- the PPP1R16A gene encoding protein phosphatase 1 regulatory subunit 16A, with amino-acid sequence MAEHLELLAEMPMVGRMSTQERLKHAQKRRAQQVKMWAQAEKEAQGKKGHRERLRKEAASDRPQKRVLFPPSVTLLEAAARNDLEEVRYFLESGVSPDLANEDGLTALHQSCIDDFREMVQQLLEAGAKVNARDSESWTPLHAAATCGHLHLVELLIARGADLLAVNTDGNMPYDLCEDEQTLDCLETAMANRGITQDSIEGARALPELHMLDDIRSLLQAGADLDAPLDHGATLLHIAAANGFSEAAALLLEHRASLSAKDHDGWEPLHAAAYWGQVHLVELLVAHGADLNGKSLMDETPLDVCGDEEVRAKLLELKHKHDALLRSQGRQRSLLHRRTSSAGSRGKVVRRVSLTQRTSLYRKEHAQEAIVWQQPPPASPEPPEEDEDGLTDVELGPPPPQEEDPEVARPHNGRVGAPSGRHLYSKRLDRSVSYQLSALESTAHDALVQAKAHHTLAELKRQRAAAKLQRSPPEGPEAPESGLPADPENPQSECGSSAGEDPPLLKLTAPSEEAPVEKRPCCLLM; translated from the exons ATGGCCGAGCACCTGGAACTGCTGGCAGAAATGCCCATGGTGGGCAGGATGAGCACGCAGGAGCGATTGAAGCATGCCCAGAAGCGACGTGCCCAGCAGGTGAAGATGTGGGCCCAGGCTGAGAAGGAGGCCCAGGGCAAGAAGGGCCACAGGGAGCGGCTGCGGAAGGAGGCGGCCAGCGACAGGCCACAGAAGCGGGTCCTATTCCCTCCCAGTGTTACCCTTCTGGAGGCTGCTGCCCGAAATGACTTGGAGGAAG TCCGCTACTTCCTCGAGAGTGGGGTCAGCCCTGACCTGGCCAATGAGGACGGCCTGACAGCCCTGCACCAG AGCTGCATTGATGACTTCCGGGAGATGGTGCAGCAGCTCCTGGAGGCTGGGGCCAAGGTCAACGCCCGTGATAGCGAGTCCTGGACACCCTTGCATGCTGCGGCCACCTGTGGCCACCTGCATCTGGTGGAGCTGCTCATTGCCCG TGGGGCTGATCTTTTGGCGGTCAACACAGATGGGAACATGCCCTATGACCTGTGTGAGGATGAACAGACACTGGACTGCCTGGAGACGGCCATGGCCAACCGAG GCATCACCCAGGACAGCATCGAGGGGGCCCGGGCCTTGCCGGAGCTGCACATGCTGGACGACATCCGGAGCCTCCTGCAGGCAGGGGCCGACCTCGACGCCCCTCTGGACCACGGGGCcacgctg CTACACATTGCCGCTGCCAACGGGTTCAGTGAGGCGGCGGCCCTGCTGCTGGAACACCGGGCCAGCCTGAGCGCCAAGGACCACGACGGCTGGGAGCCGCTGCACGCTGCAGCCTACTGGGGCCAG GTGCACCTGGTGGAGCTGCTCGTGGCACACGGGGCCGACCTGAACGGGAAGTCCCTGATGGATGAGACTCCGCTTG ACGTGTGCGGGGACGAGGAGGTGCGGGCCAAGCTGTTGGAGCTGAAACACAAGCACGACGCGCTCCTGCGCTCCCAGGGCCGCCAGCGCTCTCTGTTGCACCGCCGCACCTCGAGCGCGGGCAGCCGGGG gaagGTGGTGCGGCGGGTGAGCCTGACCCAGCGCACCAGCCTGTACCGCAAGGAACACGCCCAGGAGGCCATCGTGTGGCAACAGCCTCCGCCCGCCAGCCCGGAGCCGCCGGAGGAGGATGAGGACGGTCTCACTGACGTGGAGCTTGGGCCACCGCCCCCGCAG GAGGAGGATCCTGAGGTGGCCAGGCCGCACAACGGCCGAGTCGGGGCCCCCTCGGGGCGGCACCTGTATTCCAAGCGGCTGGACCGGAGTGTCTCCTACCAGCTGAGCGCCCTGGAGAGCACCGCCCACGACGCTCTGGTCCAGGCCAAGGCTCACCACACCCTGGCAGAGCTCAAGCGCCAGCGAGCAGCCGCTAAGCTGCAGCGTTCCCCTCCCGAGGGGCCTGAGGCGCCTGAGTCCGGCCTGCCTGCGGACCCTGAGAACCCGCAGTCCGAGTGTGGCTCCAGCGCTGGCGAAGACCCACCCCTGCTCAAGCTCACAGCCCCCTCCGAGGAGGCCCCCGTGGAGAAGAGGCCGTGCTGCTTGCTTATGTGA
- the GPT gene encoding alanine aminotransferase 1 isoform X1, translating to MAAETWFNPVTLDKEPFCHLPCCVSQLGHRPHGGELLCCWAWVHQSLSKACRVMALRASDHSQAAMNRLKEKVLTLDTMNPCVRRVEYAVRGPIVLRALELEQELRQGIKKPFTEVIRANIGDAQAMGQKPITFLRQVLALCIHPDLLNSPNFPEDAKRRAEHILQACGGHSLGAYSVSSGIQLIREDVARYIQQRDGGIPADPNNIFLSTGASDAIVTVLKLLVAGEGHTRTGVLIPIPQYPLYSATLAELNAVQVDYYLDEERAWALDVAELRRALCQARDHCHPRALCVINPGNPTGQVQPRECIEAVIRFAFEEQLFLMADEVYQDNVYAEGSQFHSFKKVLMEMGPPYAAQQELASFHSVSKGYMGECGFRAGYVEVVNMDAAVQQQMQKLMSVRLCPPVPGQALLHVVVSPPAPSDPSFAQFQAERQAVLAELAAKAKLTEQVFNEAPGIHCNPVQGAMYSFPRVQLPPRAVLRAQELGLAPDMFFCMCLLEETGICVVPGSGFGQREGTYHFRMTILPPVEKLRSLLEKLSQFHAKFTRQYS from the exons ATGGCTGCAGAGACCTGGTTTAATCCTGTGACTCTTGATAAAGAGCCGTTCTGCCATCTGCCTTGTTGTGTGTCTCAGCTGGGCCACCGTCCCCACGGTGGGGAGCTGCTGTGCTGCTGGGCCTGGGTGCACCAGTCCTTGTCTAAGGCCTGTAG GGTCATGGCCTTGAGGGCAAGTGACCACAGCCAGGCTGCCATGAACAGGCTGAAGGAGAAGGTGCTGACGCTGGACACTATGAACCCGTGTGTTCGGAGGGTGGAGTATGCAGTGCGAGGCCCCATTGTGCTGCGTGCCCTGGAGCTGGAGCAGGAGCTGCGACAG GGCATAAAGAAGCCCTTCACTGAGGTCATCCGTGCCAACATCGGGGATGCACAGGCCATGGGGCAGAAGCCCATCACCTTCCTGCGCCAG GTCCTGGCCCTCTGCATCCACCCTGATCTCCTGAACAGCCCCAACTTCCCTGAGGATGCCAAGAGAAGGGCGGAGCACATCTTGCAGGCGTGTGGGGGCCACAGCCTGG GGGCCTACAGCGTCAGCTCCGGCATTCAGCTGATCCGGGAGGATGTGGCACGGTACATCCAGCAGCGCGACGGAGGCATTCCCGCGGACCCCAACAACATCTTCCTGTCCACGGGGGCCAGCGACGCCATCGTG ACGGTACTGAAGTTGCTGGTGGCTGGCGAAGGTCATACACGCACGGGCGTGCTCATCCCCATCCCTCAGTACCCGCTGTACTCGGCCACCCTGGCAGAGCTCAACGCTGTGCAGGTGGACTACTATCTGGATGAGGAGCGCGCCTGGGCGCTCGACGTGGCGGAGCTGCGGCGCGCGCTATGCCAGGCGCGTGACCACTGCCACCCGCGCGCACTCTGCGTTATCAACCCCGGCAACCCCACTG GGCAGGTGCAGCCCCGCGAGTGCATCGAGGCCGTGATCCGCTTCGCCTTCGAAGAGCAGCTCTTCCTGATGGCTGATGAG GTGTACCAGGACAACGTGTACGCTGAGGGCTCGCAGTTCCACTCGTTCAAGAAGGTGCTCATGGAGATGGGGCCGCCGTACGCGGCGCAGCAGGAGCTCGCCTCCTTCCACTCGGTCTCCAAGGGCTACATGGGCGA GTGCGGGTTCCGCGCCGGCTACGTGGAGGTGGTGAACATGGACGCCGCCGTGCAGcagcagatgcagaaactgaTGAGCGTGCGGCTGTGCCCGCCCGTGCCAGGCCAGGCCCTGCTTCACGTGGTGGTCAGCCCGCCCGCGCCCTCCGACCCCTCCTTCGCACAGTTCCAGGCG GAGAGGCAGGCGGTGCTGGCCGAGCTGGCGGCCAAGGCCAAGCTGACAGAGCAGGTCTTCAACGAGGCTCCCGGCATCCACTGCAACCCGGTGCAGGGCGCCATGTACTCGTTCCCGCGAGTGCAGCTGCCCCCGCGCGCTGTTCTGCGCGCTCAG GAGCTGGGCCTGGCTCCTGACATGTTCTTCTGCATGTGCCTTCTGGAGGAGACCGGCATCTGCGTGGTGCCTGGGAGCGGCTTCGGGCAGCGGGAAGGCACCTACCACTTCCG GATGACCATTCTGCCCCCCGTGGAGAAGCTGCGGTCCCTGCTGGAGAAGCTAAGCCAGTTCCATGCCAAGTTCACTCGCCAGTACTCCTGA
- the GPT gene encoding alanine aminotransferase 1 isoform X2: protein MALRASDHSQAAMNRLKEKVLTLDTMNPCVRRVEYAVRGPIVLRALELEQELRQGIKKPFTEVIRANIGDAQAMGQKPITFLRQVLALCIHPDLLNSPNFPEDAKRRAEHILQACGGHSLGAYSVSSGIQLIREDVARYIQQRDGGIPADPNNIFLSTGASDAIVTVLKLLVAGEGHTRTGVLIPIPQYPLYSATLAELNAVQVDYYLDEERAWALDVAELRRALCQARDHCHPRALCVINPGNPTGQVQPRECIEAVIRFAFEEQLFLMADEVYQDNVYAEGSQFHSFKKVLMEMGPPYAAQQELASFHSVSKGYMGECGFRAGYVEVVNMDAAVQQQMQKLMSVRLCPPVPGQALLHVVVSPPAPSDPSFAQFQAERQAVLAELAAKAKLTEQVFNEAPGIHCNPVQGAMYSFPRVQLPPRAVLRAQELGLAPDMFFCMCLLEETGICVVPGSGFGQREGTYHFRMTILPPVEKLRSLLEKLSQFHAKFTRQYS from the exons ATGGCCTTGAGGGCAAGTGACCACAGCCAGGCTGCCATGAACAGGCTGAAGGAGAAGGTGCTGACGCTGGACACTATGAACCCGTGTGTTCGGAGGGTGGAGTATGCAGTGCGAGGCCCCATTGTGCTGCGTGCCCTGGAGCTGGAGCAGGAGCTGCGACAG GGCATAAAGAAGCCCTTCACTGAGGTCATCCGTGCCAACATCGGGGATGCACAGGCCATGGGGCAGAAGCCCATCACCTTCCTGCGCCAG GTCCTGGCCCTCTGCATCCACCCTGATCTCCTGAACAGCCCCAACTTCCCTGAGGATGCCAAGAGAAGGGCGGAGCACATCTTGCAGGCGTGTGGGGGCCACAGCCTGG GGGCCTACAGCGTCAGCTCCGGCATTCAGCTGATCCGGGAGGATGTGGCACGGTACATCCAGCAGCGCGACGGAGGCATTCCCGCGGACCCCAACAACATCTTCCTGTCCACGGGGGCCAGCGACGCCATCGTG ACGGTACTGAAGTTGCTGGTGGCTGGCGAAGGTCATACACGCACGGGCGTGCTCATCCCCATCCCTCAGTACCCGCTGTACTCGGCCACCCTGGCAGAGCTCAACGCTGTGCAGGTGGACTACTATCTGGATGAGGAGCGCGCCTGGGCGCTCGACGTGGCGGAGCTGCGGCGCGCGCTATGCCAGGCGCGTGACCACTGCCACCCGCGCGCACTCTGCGTTATCAACCCCGGCAACCCCACTG GGCAGGTGCAGCCCCGCGAGTGCATCGAGGCCGTGATCCGCTTCGCCTTCGAAGAGCAGCTCTTCCTGATGGCTGATGAG GTGTACCAGGACAACGTGTACGCTGAGGGCTCGCAGTTCCACTCGTTCAAGAAGGTGCTCATGGAGATGGGGCCGCCGTACGCGGCGCAGCAGGAGCTCGCCTCCTTCCACTCGGTCTCCAAGGGCTACATGGGCGA GTGCGGGTTCCGCGCCGGCTACGTGGAGGTGGTGAACATGGACGCCGCCGTGCAGcagcagatgcagaaactgaTGAGCGTGCGGCTGTGCCCGCCCGTGCCAGGCCAGGCCCTGCTTCACGTGGTGGTCAGCCCGCCCGCGCCCTCCGACCCCTCCTTCGCACAGTTCCAGGCG GAGAGGCAGGCGGTGCTGGCCGAGCTGGCGGCCAAGGCCAAGCTGACAGAGCAGGTCTTCAACGAGGCTCCCGGCATCCACTGCAACCCGGTGCAGGGCGCCATGTACTCGTTCCCGCGAGTGCAGCTGCCCCCGCGCGCTGTTCTGCGCGCTCAG GAGCTGGGCCTGGCTCCTGACATGTTCTTCTGCATGTGCCTTCTGGAGGAGACCGGCATCTGCGTGGTGCCTGGGAGCGGCTTCGGGCAGCGGGAAGGCACCTACCACTTCCG GATGACCATTCTGCCCCCCGTGGAGAAGCTGCGGTCCCTGCTGGAGAAGCTAAGCCAGTTCCATGCCAAGTTCACTCGCCAGTACTCCTGA
- the MFSD3 gene encoding major facilitator superfamily domain-containing protein 3 isoform X2, protein MRGKLLPLAGLYLVQGLPYGLQSGLLPVLLRARGLSLTHVGLAKDLLAVPGTLWTAGFVLTYKLGEQGAGSLFPLLLLDRGVSTPELGLWNSVGAVACSIAGSSLGGALLARHRQPLPLLKSVLRFRLGGLACQTVLLFHLDTPGARLGPSTVLRGAALLSLCLQHFLGGLVTTATFTLMMSCSQLAPGALQATHYSLLATLELLGKLLLGTMAGALADGLGLHLCFSLLLALSAMPIVYLGLAPSTVA, encoded by the exons ATGCGTGGGAAGCTGCTGCCGCTGGCCGGCCTCTACCTGGTGCAGGGCCTGCCCTACGGGCTGCAGTCCGGCCTGCTGCCCGTGCTGCTGCGGGCCCGCGGCCTCTCCCTGACACACGTGGGGCTAGCCAAG GACTTGCTGGCTGTGCCTGGGACCTTGTGGACAGCGGGCTTTGTGCTCACATACAAGCTGG GTGAGCAGGGAGCTGGCAGTCTGTTTCCACTCCTTTTGCTGGACCGTGGTGTCTCCACCCCGGAGCTGGGGCTGTGGAACAGTGTAGGTGCTGTGGCCTGCTCCATTGCTGGCTCATCCCTGGGCGGGGCGCTGCTGGCCAGGCACCG gcagccaCTGCCCCTGCTGAAGTCAGTGCTTCGGTTCCGTCTTGGAGGCCTGGCCTGCCAGACCGTCCTGCTCTTCCACCTGGACACCCCAGGGGCTAGGCTGGGTCCCAGCACAGTCCTgagag GGGCAGCCTTGCTGAGCCTGTGTCTGCAGCACTTCCTGGGGGGCCTGGTCACAACTGCCACCTTCACCCTGATGATGAGCTGCAGCCAGCTGGCACCTGGTGCCCTGCAG gccacaCACTACAGCCTCCTAGCCACTCTGGAGCTGCTGGGGAAGCTGTTGCTGGGCACGATGGCCGGAGCCCTGGCTGATGGCCTGGGGCTgcatctctgcttctccctccttcttgctCTCTCGGCCATGCCCATTGTGTACCTGGGTCTGGCACCCAGCACCGTGGCCTGA
- the MFSD3 gene encoding major facilitator superfamily domain-containing protein 3 isoform X1, with protein MRGKLLPLAGLYLVQGLPYGLQSGLLPVLLRARGLSLTHVGLAKVLYAPWLFKLVWAPLVDTRGSPRAWLTLSTAALGLVCGLLAALPPAEAGQAGLPVTVAGLLLLLNLGAAVQDVALDTLAVQLLEPAELGPGNTVQVVAYKLGAVLAGGGLLAFVPTLSWSLLFLLLTATYWLAAALAWGARALQPLPPPQASEPPPHTLHLLQDLLAVPGTLWTAGFVLTYKLGEQGAGSLFPLLLLDRGVSTPELGLWNSVGAVACSIAGSSLGGALLARHRQPLPLLKSVLRFRLGGLACQTVLLFHLDTPGARLGPSTVLRGAALLSLCLQHFLGGLVTTATFTLMMSCSQLAPGALQATHYSLLATLELLGKLLLGTMAGALADGLGLHLCFSLLLALSAMPIVYLGLAPSTVA; from the exons ATGCGTGGGAAGCTGCTGCCGCTGGCCGGCCTCTACCTGGTGCAGGGCCTGCCCTACGGGCTGCAGTCCGGCCTGCTGCCCGTGCTGCTGCGGGCCCGCGGCCTCTCCCTGACACACGTGGGGCTAGCCAAGGTGCTGTACGCGCCCTGGTTGTTCAAGCTCGTGTGGGCCCCACTGGTGGACACGCGGGGCTCCCCGAGGGCCTGGCTGACGCTCAGCACGGCAGCTCTGGGCCTGGTGTGTGGGCTGCTGGCAGCGCTGCCTCCTGCTGAAGCTGGCCAGGCCGGGCTGCCCGTCACCGTGGCAGGGCTGCTTCTGTTGCTGAACCTGGGTGCGGCTGTGCAGGATGTGGCCCTGGACACGCTAGCCGTGCAGCTCCTGGAGCCGGCTGAACTGGGGCCTGGCAACACCGTGCAGGTGGTCGCTTACAAGCTGGGGGCGGTACTGGCCGGGGGCGGGCTGCTggcctttgtgcccaccctctctTGGTCTCTGCTCTTTCTGCTCCTGACTGCCACCTATTGGCTGGCCGCTGCCCTGGCCTGGGGTGCCCGGGCCCTGCAGCCACTGCCTCCACCTCAGGCCTCAGAACCTCCCCCACACACCCTGCACCTTCTGCAGGACTTGCTGGCTGTGCCTGGGACCTTGTGGACAGCGGGCTTTGTGCTCACATACAAGCTGG GTGAGCAGGGAGCTGGCAGTCTGTTTCCACTCCTTTTGCTGGACCGTGGTGTCTCCACCCCGGAGCTGGGGCTGTGGAACAGTGTAGGTGCTGTGGCCTGCTCCATTGCTGGCTCATCCCTGGGCGGGGCGCTGCTGGCCAGGCACCG gcagccaCTGCCCCTGCTGAAGTCAGTGCTTCGGTTCCGTCTTGGAGGCCTGGCCTGCCAGACCGTCCTGCTCTTCCACCTGGACACCCCAGGGGCTAGGCTGGGTCCCAGCACAGTCCTgagag GGGCAGCCTTGCTGAGCCTGTGTCTGCAGCACTTCCTGGGGGGCCTGGTCACAACTGCCACCTTCACCCTGATGATGAGCTGCAGCCAGCTGGCACCTGGTGCCCTGCAG gccacaCACTACAGCCTCCTAGCCACTCTGGAGCTGCTGGGGAAGCTGTTGCTGGGCACGATGGCCGGAGCCCTGGCTGATGGCCTGGGGCTgcatctctgcttctccctccttcttgctCTCTCGGCCATGCCCATTGTGTACCTGGGTCTGGCACCCAGCACCGTGGCCTGA